The Bacteroidota bacterium genomic interval AAATTTAACAAGAATTTACGAGTTTGCCCCCGGGACATATCAGGCCCAATTCAACGTAACGTTCTCTTTCGTGGGATCGGGAGCAGGAGACTACACGCATGTGTTGCTGGGACAATACCGCTACGTCGGGCCTCACAATGGCAGTTACCTGCCCATCATTATCCTGCCGGCTCCTCAATTGCAGCAAATTGCGGACGTGAATACATCCATCCGTGTGACGAAAGAGCTGACCGTAAACGGTGAATTCGCAGCAAGCAGCCTGAACCCGAACAGGTTCACGCCGAATGATCAGGTGACTGGCGATGCGACCAAATTCTCGGCGGAGTTTTCTCCTGCAAACGTCAGGGTCGCAGGCGCGAACATCGGATCCTTTGACCTTTCGTTATCGGACAGATACACTAATAAGAGTTTTTCCCCGATCGACCGGATTGATAATGTGGAGTTCAGCAGAGAATGGAGCATCGACAGCACGGTCAATCTTCAGCCCTCGTCGGAGGAGATCCGCGAAGCAAACCTCACATACCATCCGATCCAAACTCTTGCCGTCGGAGGTTCGATCGGCTCGAACAATTTGGGGCCGCAGTTCTCGGCCGACCGGAGGGAAGGATTTGTGCGATTGTCGGACGATTCGCTGCCGAAGGTCGACTACTCTATCGACCAGGTCAAAAGCTCCCAAGGGATCGCAAACGCAGAAAATGATTGGGTACGGCAAAGCGGTTCTCTTTCGTACGCGTTTAAGAAATTCCTCCCGAGCTTCCATTTCGAACACGAGGACCGGTCGATAGAGACCGCGACTGCCGATTCGCTTGACAACGCAAGCTTCGGTTTCACCACGCTCGCGCCGAAGTTTGCCCTCAAGGGAATCTACGGCATGAACCTTTCCAGCGAGTTCGAATTCCGTTCTGACGATGCGGCCTTTGAAGGCAGATTGGATCCAGAATCAAAGTCGATCACTCAATCGTACGGCTGGTCGTTATCCGAAATTCAAAACTTTTCCTCATCGCTGAGCGTTATTTTCCGGGATAGAACATATTCCGACGAATTCAAACTTTCAAACCCCGATGTCCGGACAACATTGGTGCGAACAGAGTCACGGTACACGCCATTCCAGCGCGCCGTCGATGCCGATGTGTACTATGAAGCATCGAGCGAACGGTCGGCGGAATTGCAGCGGGTGTTTGTCCAGGTTCCCGTCGGACAGGGACAATATGTTTGGGTCGGCACCGGAGCGGTGAACGCAACGGACGAAAGCCAATTTCAATTGAGCCGTTACGACGGCAATTATACCGTCATTACCGTCCCGACCGATCAGCTCGACCCGGTCGTGAACGTCAAGACATCGTTTCGTCTCCGACTCGCGCCGGCCAAAATCATCTCTGCCCCGTCGAACTGGTTTCAAAAGGCGGCTTCTATCATTACGACCGAAAGCTATATGAAGATCGAAGAAAAAAGCACCGACCCTCAAACGAATCAGATTTATTTTTTGAATCTCGATCACTTTCTCAGCCCGGCCACCACGCTGCTCGGCAGCCAGCTGATCCAGCAGGATCTCTTCCTCTTTGAAAACAGGTCGGACCTGTCTTTCAGGTTCAGGTTTCTCCAGCAGGATGGAGGGGGGCAGTATAGCACAGGGTATGAACAGACCTATAATCGCGAACGATCGGTGAGGATCCGCTGGCAGCTTGTCTCCGAAATTTCAAATCAGATCGATTATGCGAACAAGCAGGATAATCTCGCCGCTTCGCTGGCAAGCGGCCGCTCTCAGGTCATCGGTTCGGACGATCTCATCTCGGATTATGCATACCGGCCGGAACAAAATATAGAGGTAGGATTCAAGATCGAAGCCTCCCGGTCGGAAGATGACTATCCCGTCGTACCGATCATTGCCAGCCTGAATGCCCAATCACTCCGGACAATCCTCTCTTTTCGCGGGAGCGGCCAGATGAGGATTGATTTCTCCCGTGAGGAGCTTTCGCTCGAAAACAACGCTGCGGGAGCCGTCGTCCCGTTCGACCTTACCGCCGGAAGAGTGCAGGGAAAAACATTTCTTTGGGATGTGTCGTTCGATTATCGGCTCAGCGGCAACCTTCAGTCTTCACTGCAGTATAACGGCAGGTCGGAGCAATCTCATACCCCTGTGCACACTGCAAAGGCCGAAGTTAGAGCCTTTTTCTGAGACTTTTCAAAAACAATATTTTACTTGCTTCTAAGTATCCGGTACCGTATATTTTATCACTGCATTATAAAGTCCCGCCTCAAGCGGGACTTTTTTTTGATGATGTGAGAAAAGTGTGAATATGGCGCTGGTTGAGGACATTTCCGGAATGGTCGAAGCAAGCCTCGCTGCGATCAACGGCTTTCTTGTGGATGTCAATATTCGCGGCGAAAAGGGGAGTTCCGTCATTGAAATTTTTGTGGATACCGACAAAGGTATCTCCGCAGATGAATGCGCTCAAGTGAGCCGCTCGATCGCCTCGGAGCTTGACCGAAGGAACATGATCGCGGGACGTTATCGTCTGGAAGTCTCATCCCCCGGGCTTGACCGGCCGATGAAATCGGTCCGGCAACTCAGGAAAAATGTCGGCCGCCAGGTCTCCATCACTTCTGCGGCCGCAGGCGGGAATGGTCCGGTTGAGGGAACGTTGCAGGAAGTCACGGATGCGGCGGTCACGGTCGTGACGAAAGAGAAACGCGAACAGACCTTTGCGGTGAACGAGATTCGCGAAGCACGGGTGCTTCCGCAGTTCAGATAAAGAGTGTTTGGGTTGAATTACAATTTTCATTTTGGAGGATTCAATGAATTACGAGATAGTCGAATCATTCTCTTCACTGGTTCGGGAAAAATCCATCGACAAGGATATCCTCGTCGGAATCGTGGAAGATATTTTCGGGATGATGGTCCGGAAAAAATACGGACAGGAAGCGCGCTTCGACGTCGTCGTCAATATGGAGAAAGGCGATATTGAGATCTATCTCGAAAAAGAGGTGGTCGAAACGGTCGTTGACCCGGTGACGCAGATCGACGTTGAGGCTGCGCGGAAAAAATCGGGCGAATCATTGGACGTCGGCGAAGATTACGTAGAGATCGTGAACCTCGCCGATTTCGGCCGGCGGCTGATCATTACGGCCAAACAAAACCTCAATCAGAGAATCAAAGAGCTTGAGAAGGAACTGATCTACAACGAATACAGCAATTCCATCGGCGAGATCCTCGTCGGAGAGGTCTACCAGATCCGGAAGAACGAGATCCTTGTCATGCACAACAAGAACGAAGTGGTGCTTCCGAAGAGCGAGCAGATCCAGAAGGAACGGTACAAAAAGGGAGATACGATTCGTGCGGTCATCAAAGAAGTGAGAAAGAACTCGGGCAATCCGACCGTTATTATTTCCCGCGCCGACACGAAATTTCTTGCCCGGCTTTTTGAAATTGAGATCCCCGAGATCTACGACGGTATTATCGAGATCAAGGACATCGCCCGGGAACCCGGCGAACGCGCAAAGGTCGCAGTGGAGTCTCACGACGACCGCATCGACGCCGTCGGCGCCTGTGTCGGAATGAAAGGCGTCCGCATCCATGCCATCGTTCGCGAACTTAACAACGAGAATATTGACGTCATCAACTACAGCGACGAGCCGCTGGTCATGATCACACGCGCGCTCGCGCCAGCGAAACTGAAAAAGATCGACCTGGACATCGAAGCAAAAAAAGCCACGATCCTCGTCGCCGACGATCAGGTGTCCCTCGCCATCGGCAAGGGAGGGCAAAATATCCGCCTGGCTTCTAAACTTTCGGGATTCGACCTGCAGCTCGTCAAAGAAGGGGCCGAGTA includes:
- the rimP gene encoding ribosome maturation factor RimP — translated: MALVEDISGMVEASLAAINGFLVDVNIRGEKGSSVIEIFVDTDKGISADECAQVSRSIASELDRRNMIAGRYRLEVSSPGLDRPMKSVRQLRKNVGRQVSITSAAAGGNGPVEGTLQEVTDAAVTVVTKEKREQTFAVNEIREARVLPQFR
- the nusA gene encoding transcription termination factor NusA; protein product: MNYEIVESFSSLVREKSIDKDILVGIVEDIFGMMVRKKYGQEARFDVVVNMEKGDIEIYLEKEVVETVVDPVTQIDVEAARKKSGESLDVGEDYVEIVNLADFGRRLIITAKQNLNQRIKELEKELIYNEYSNSIGEILVGEVYQIRKNEILVMHNKNEVVLPKSEQIQKERYKKGDTIRAVIKEVRKNSGNPTVIISRADTKFLARLFEIEIPEIYDGIIEIKDIAREPGERAKVAVESHDDRIDAVGACVGMKGVRIHAIVRELNNENIDVINYSDEPLVMITRALAPAKLKKIDLDIEAKKATILVADDQVSLAIGKGGQNIRLASKLSGFDLQLVKEGAEYDIELIEFRDEIGKEIYEKFIENGYDTAQQVMEADIPDLVSELGLEEEKVKEIVELIKKEFEEAEVDEGDEEEGSKKPEGAKTAAADANLKEEAVSDAAETTKEETETR